The Microplitis mediator isolate UGA2020A chromosome 4, iyMicMedi2.1, whole genome shotgun sequence nucleotide sequence cgaggtcctactgtattataatttttttgtctaattaCCATCAAATGTTCACCAGCAAAAACGAGCCAAAATGACAGAAGTACAGCATAGAAAACTCCTTGTCTAATATCACTCAGGAGCAACATAAATGGCATGTCGTAAGACAATGTCAAGTATTCCAATGGcactaaattaataattaattaattaattattagtaataataacaatatcattgaataatttttacttactatttaaaaatgacagcGCTAATCCCAGTGCCAGTAACATGTACTCCAACAAAGCTGGCGATCGTGACAATAAATGTATTCTCCTCCAGTACCAAGCAAGGAAACATAAAACAATAGGaaagaaaattgtttttaaactgACCCAAATTTTTGTGAATCCTCCATTCTGATTAAttacctaaaataaaatattattattatgattaatagTTGAAACTTAAATGaataaactattaatttaaatacttacagTCAGCCATAAATCCACAATGTGGCCAAGTCCttggtttatatttttttcagtatcaaTAGGAAGTCGTATGTTAAGTAGATAAAAGTCGTGATACAATGAACCCAATTCGAACAGAGGTATCATACTGCAATTATAACTATAGCTGTCTGATTgctgtaataatttaattaaaatatatattgacatttttgtaatttaaattgtaatttatatacccaagtagcacacttGGCTTTATGACATCTATAAGATGACAGTTTTTAGACTTATCGATAAGGCATCAAAATGTTGATATAATAATCAGAAATTTGTCACCAAAAAATATCTGCTACAAATAATTGTCTGTCatataatcgattttttaattgaaatgacGTTTTTGGCTCAGAATAAAGAATACAAATTTCCTATGACTCCTAAACAACATCTGtacgtcttatttatttaaaaaaaacggctTTGAGACAACGTAAAATTTGTcttcttttaaaaaacatcttAAAGATGTCTCTGTGCTACTTAGGATATCCCAAGTAACACACTTGGCTTTATGACATCTTTAAGATGACAGTTTGGAGGCTGTTCTTTGACCTATTAAAGGCATCAAaatgttgataaaataatCAGAAATTTATCAGCAAAAAATATCTGCTTCAAAGACTTGACCCAAGTGATGACAAAAGTAAATCAcaaataattgtcaattaaGTTATCATCTAAAAgactttttaattgaaatattttttttaaaatggaaaaaagaacaaaaattttctatggcTCCTAAGATCAACATCTGtacgtcttatttattttgaaaaacatcttaaagttgtttctgtgctacttgggtttaaataaacttacgtcatttaaaatacattccAAATTTCTTTCAATCTTTGATGCAGCATAGGGTTTCCAAGCGTCATCTGGATCACCTTTATTACGATATGCCAATCGTGCGtccaataaaatttgagtTCGTGGTgctatcaaataaaatttacagtaattgatgttcttaataaatattaatgagtaatttatttcatttatttaccgAGTTGAAGTTGactatgataaataaattctatttgcaatactccaattaaattttgttgccATCTTGAGTAATCAAATATAATACCATCTCTTGGTAAAGGCATCtgtcaataaataaacaaataaataaataaataaagtgtacaaaaaaaaattagaatgtgactttattcaaatttctatcaaaataaaataaaataaaatatatttacttgaaaaGTCCACACAACTTGGAAAGCTTGATACTGactttcataattataatgatacaTATCAACAGATTGACAAGCACCTTTACCTCTTGAATAATaccatttatttaaacctGGCTCACTACCATTTACTCTGTCATCTTTGCATGCTGTACTGAGAATATTTTGACTAGCTGCTGGTTTCGGAGCttgaaatacaaattttttaaattaattattttaattaaatgtgaGTGTGAaggtagcagacatcagacaaattaaaaattgttaataaatagagtaaataattaatgaaataaaatttaaaaataatgcgcatttaaaaaatttaaaaatcaataagtgcattttttaaattattgactgtttatttataattttaaatttgtctgatggctgctacattcacacatgaattaaataaataagtaaataaataaataaacttaccAATAAGACCGCCAATTAAGAAACAAATAATCTGTCcaataatcaataaaacaaCGAGCACTGATAGTTTTTTACcgctcaaattttcaataatagttCCCTgcatttttacaaataaaccAAACAAAGTCACGTTTACTGGAAACCGCAAAAGCCGGAAAATGTCTGACAATTTCACctgtagaaaaatataaataataatttaaaaaaatgaaatatataaatctattgataaataaataaatccaataaacaaaataatatttacaattactaacaaaaaaacaaaatatttttatttaacgatcCGAGATTTACTGATGTCGCCTTTGTTAGTTTTGTCGCCACACTTGTCTCtgtctttttacttttatctCCAATCCCCAGTCTCTttctttttcttaaattatattCCCTTGCTGTGTTCGGTATTTTACTGGAAACTGGAACTGACTGATGACTGGATCCACTGCAGACTGCACAGGACTAAGGACCACCAACACAAGaactcttattattttttaccaacAATAAACTTGTACACAAGGATTACActtgtaattttatattaaccaAATTCTCGTGTTCTATTGGACGTTTAAGTTTCCTCTAAAGCTTACAAGGACTCTTGCAATCGCCAATAGAATTccttctttatatattttgttgtgtGTGTGCCTGTCACATTCACATCTACACCTAtgggaaatatatatatatatatatatatgattacaaataataagCTAAAGCTAACGTAAGTGAAGTGGGAGTTTTTCTGAGCCTCATATCAGCAGGTCTGTAACTCAAAACTCTAGATCATGCTACAAGTGAGCTCCGATACTTGAAAACTTGAGTACCATTTaaactgtaattatttttttaaaagtatgacGACTTTACTCATCTACTAATTGTCATATGTCGTACTTATAACATACAAGTAATtagtatatattgtatatattaatataaatgtgAATAAGTGTgtgcgatatttttatttcatatatttttgctttgtgagtgtgaatgtagcagacgaatttaaaattattaataaatggagtaaataattaataaaataaaatttttaaaaatgcgcgtttaaaaaatttgaaattgatgtgtattttttgtaaatattttttttttaattatttattctgtttatttgaagttttaaatttgtgtctgctacattcacactcgacACTGATATCagccaataatttttgaatttttaaaaaaatgtacttatagttttttaaattttctatatgtgcatttttttagttttttttttttcttaatagaacagttaaaaaaaaattcgaaaatttttaattgtctgctaacttggtcatgatatatttaaataattaaattaattaattaattatttttatatatcatGGAATATTTAAGGGTGGGGTATgttgatataatttttctcatgtgtgataaattttttcatgtgtAGGTGtaggataaatttaaaataaataaaaatacggtgatgatgaggatgaggaagtggatgttgatgttgatataGAAGCCAGTGATTAAATGgctgatgaaaataattatgtattaCGATTTATGAAAAACACAAATAACAGAAGTAGGTTTGAGAACGATTATAACTACGAGCAGCGACCTCTGATGAATGCGAATGGCAAGGCGGTGACAATGGATGCCAATGGAAATGGAAAACGTGAGTCAAATAAAAGCATTGATGTCTTTTATCGACAACAAAAACAAGATTCCGATGTAAGTTatcatttattgttaaattatttatttatttattttatacgccggtttttatttttactcagctattttttattttgtatgacAGCTGGACATTTGACCTCTGACTtttgtcataaataaaaatttatatttttagaacggactagaaattataatttatagatttacttagtatggaattatttatttttcaggaTGAGGCGGAATGCGCTGACCTGGACTTCATTTACGACGACGCTGATACTCATGTCAACGAAATTGCTGAGTTGTACAGTTACACTGAGCAATATGAACTCCAGCTTAATCTCAAAGTATGTttggtattaattttttaaattaaattgcatGTACagttgattgattgattgattaatttactgataaataaaaaattatttaatcaggCATTTGACGACCAAATGGAGAGTTACAAACTCCGACCATGGTGGCAAAATCTTGCGGAAGCTCAGCAGAAGTcagtgatattaaaattacttgacCAATTGGAGGTATCGAACAAGCATATGCGTATGAAAGCTGCTAGATGTATACTTTATTTAGCTCAAGGTTGCTGGGGTGAAGTGCAATCTGATAGAGAGCAGCAGGAGTGGACACGAACAAACGTCATGTTGCTGTACGAAGCCGGCGTATTTTCAGCGTTTGTTGAATTATTGAacattgaaattgaaaataatacaaCAGCCAGCTCTGCAATGAGAAAATTGGCTGTAAGTCTTGCTGACTCTGTTGATTTACGTGTTATACTATctgttttatatattattactgAAGTTATGAGGGAAGAAGTAAAGAGTATCGGCAgcagtatttataaaaataatgttattaattttaaagaagaACTTATACACCCGTACGGTgacgattttttgatagtCAAATTACTGGGTATGGTGACGTGTTTTTGCAGCGGTTCTGCGCCTCATTTTCCGATGAAAAAGGTCCTGCTGTTGCTGTGGAAGTTGATACTGGTGTCGCTTGGCGGGATTGACGAGCTGAGAAGACTCAAACGCGAGTACCGTGAGGAATTTGGGCTTGACACAAATCAGGAGGACACTATTGAAGTCGCCAAGACGATGCGAGCCAGTTCTCCGCCTGCCAGTGCAACCGATTTGATTGGCGAACAGACATTCGGGGCCAGCAGACGAAAATTACGCAGGCGTTTGATGAAGCAGAGTTCGTATGAAGAAGTGGTGGTCTTTGGAGCTGAAGACTCTGTCGAAGGCGGCGGTTCCGGGGACAATGAAGGGGATGGAGAGATGATGGGCTACATGGACCAGCCGCCTATGGATTCTTATCAATCTAACAATCACTGCGATGATTTAAATAACCAGCAGCTGCCGAGACCGAGTACACCACAACCAGCTAGAAATAAGGGACTACCCTGGACACCTAAAGTACGTCAGAAAGACGTCGCTGCGTTTTTAGACACCTCGAGATTAAAATTCGTCGGCTATAAACTGGAAGGCGACAATGACAGCTTGATTGGACTCCCCCAGCCTATTCACGAAGGAGTTCAGACACTCAAACGTCACATGTACACGTCGCTGGCTGAGGTACAGATTATCAAGGAGGAAGAAATAGCGAGAAATCCGCTGACGACACCCGAGCCACCGTTGAGACAAAACCCCACGGAAATTTTATATCAGGCTATTCTAGCAAATCTGCCGCAGTACATGATCGCcctgttgaaaattttactcgcTGCTGCTCCGACGAGCAAGGCCAAGACTGacagtataaatattatggCGGATGTACTGCCCGAAGAAATGCCAATGACTGTTTTACAATCAATGAAACTGGGTATTGATGTTAATCGTCATAAAGAAATAATCGTTAAAGCTGTATCAGCTATTCTGCTTCTTTTATTGAAGCACTTTAAGATAAatcatatttatcaatttgaaTTCATGTCACAACATTTGGTATTCGCTAATTGTATACCACTAGTgcttaaatttcttaatcaaaatattttgtctTACATTGAAGCTAAAAATgtgtaagtaaatttttttttgctacagTACAATCTGGTCATTGTAATTTTGGTCGCTCTGCTTAATCggatgtaaattaaaattttatttgtaattaaaagcgagaaaaaatcatttcttattAACGGATTGTACTGTAATTATGTAGTTCTGTATCGACATCTGCAGTAGGAAATTTAACTCAATTTTTGacgtttttaaaatgtttttattcattaaaaaaaaaattgagttgaGGAATTTCTACTAAAGacgttaatttataaaatattaattactatttaaataaatgaattatatttcAGGATTCCTATACTTGATTTTCCAATTTGTGTAATTGGTGACCAGCCGGAATTGACAATTGAAAGTTTGGAGATCGGTGACAGTCAATCTTATTCATGGCGAAACGTATTTTcgtgtattaatttattacgtaTTCTTAATAAACTGACTAAATGGAAACATAGTAGAATAATggcaagtattttttttattaaaaataagatggaaactcaaataaaaattaacgcatgtattttattttcaatacagATGTTGGTTGTATTTAAATCAGCTCCAATATTAAAGAGAACTTTAAAAGTAAGACATGCAATGATGCAATTGTATGTTTTGAAACTTTTAAAGATGCAAACAAAGTATCTAGGCAGGCAATGGCGTAAAACAAACATGAAAACAATAAGTGTCATTTATTCTAAAGTACGACATCGTCTCAATGATGATTGGGCATACGGTAACggtaattaaatcatttatttgttattaaataatttaaatgtattaagtaaaagacctagtacccaatcagggaactagtactcgatcactccatgtattcataaatatatgtttagtaaatatagatatacaaatatatgagtgatcgggtattAGGGAACCGTTCCTTTTGTCACGCTGTCACATTTTCTGCAGCTCTTCTATTAATAATGCGTCACAAATGATCGATCCCCCCTTTTGCACATGATACATATCAATCTTTagtctataaatttttgtttaaaaaaaaatttattgtttgcaATAAGGTAAGggcccctatacccgctcagtaccattagtcgctcactttaactgtttaagacgtttttttataatttttataaaaaaaaatatgatcctgaagttatcagacaattagtaattttcagatttttttttcaacaaatcaattacaaaaaaactaaaaacgtgcacatgtagaaaatcttaaaaactacaggtgcaatttttctaaatattttttttttttataattcatcgtttaaaaaaaaagtcaaaaaattattagacgtcggctaacttcagtatcataaaaaaattgcaactaaaaatattaatattgataaataattatttttgaatctaaatatattaaaatatgatgtatTATTTGATGAGCTGCGGTCACGTTTCCTTAGACCCCCGAGCCCTTGTCCCAGTAAGCGACCTTCATAAGTGCGAACGGCCGCTAGTTCCCTGATAGGATACTGGGTCTATCaccttaaataaaatataaattaaataaaaatatagatcTCGAAGCAAGACCATGGGACTTTCAAGCAGAAGAATGTGCACTTCGAGCATGCGTTGATCAATTTAATAACCGACGATACATACATGTAAATAAAGATGAACAAATGGAGCCTCTTGACACGTCAATAACGTCCGTACTAGGAGCGAATGTTGAGCTAACAGATGAATTTAAGCAGCACTACGAGTTGTGGTTACAACAGGAAGTCTTTCAAACCAGCATAGACTGGGACAAGTTGCTGGAAATAACTCGCtgtgaaatataaattaatcccAATCTGTTGGCTCAAATAATACTCATTAATATGATACTCGAGcactttgttttaatttttgtacaatAGAGTTAGGCATTagatcattaatattattattattataactataattaattactaataacaATTCTGAtgcattaattagttatttaaagTATTGACTAGTGTCTCAATGTACGATTGCAAGATTTTCAACCCGTGAAACTGAAATAGATCAAATCTTTTTcactgaattttaaataattttagtgaGTGAgtgtgagaaaatttttttttttaattttaactcattaaatttataataaatatttatattgaacgtaattattaattaacatgaaataatttacgatttaaatttaaacgtgAGTACTATTGAATGAGAATAAATGAGTTACGTGTTATATCATAGattaagatttaattattataattaacgtATATAGAACCAATGAAATGTCttcgtaaattaattatcgtttcaacaacacatatatttttttttaaagtagcggcatttgttaataaataataattaattcgttaataattaattaataactattattctttatattattttgagtACAAGCGTTTTAAATTGTGTAcaagttatttataaaaaaaaaaaatgtaaaatttatttatctttagttaataaattatcaatgacaaattattattatttatatttaaataattaacaaaatatattcattataaaattttattattttaacgtaCAGTCGTAcgggttttattttaaaaataattttagtataaaaaatttgtatagaaactgggcattaattatttgaggcacttatttaataattattttaaataattaattaaaaaatgtataaattttttgatgtttataaataatttaacgatGTTCTGGCCATTTGTAAGATCCATAGtagacaaaattattttttttagccatTTCATCGGCTTGTTTTGGTCCACGTGACTTGTACTTGTAAGGAATCGgtgggattttttcattttcaatatGATGAAGTAGTGGAGTAAATATTCTCCATGCTTCTGACAGCTCATCGCTTCGTACAAAATGCATTTGAGATCCACAAAATACATCTAATATTAATCGTTCATAAGCATCAGGAAGctttaaattctaaataaaaaaataaataattaagtaattaattaataaattaactatacgactacactgtaaaaaatttgtggtttcgtggattaaatccggagtaaattcggagcggattactatttatttaatccctttggagtaaaatttactcagaaggagtttattttaacatttaaactCCGGTtcagagtgaaatttactccgaaaaagatttcattttaatattgaaactccagttcagagtgaaatttactccgaagaaatttattttaacattcaaaCTCCGGTtcagagtgaaatttactccgaaaaaGATTTcgttttaatattgaaactctGATTCagggtaaaatttactccgacgGAATTTAACTTAATGTTGAAACTCCGGTtcagagtgaaatttactccaaaggagtttattttaatactgaaACTCCGCttcaaagtaaaatttactccgaagaagagtttactttaatatttatactccGGTtcagagtaaaatttactccgaaggagtttattttaatattaaaactccgaatcggagtgaatgcggatttaaataaaatccagatcactccgaagtcactcatttgaaaaaaattccatatttactccgtatgttGAGTAATTTTTCCTAAAACTCCGTAACTCTGAGTGACGGAATGAATTcggatttcaataaaattcgtaattacttccaattttttacagtgtactgattaaataaataataatataaataaaaaaattatgtaatttttaattactttgtaTCTTTTGTCATAAGTAAGATCAAGTTCTGTTTCCTCCATATTAAATGTTATTCCGGGTGTTTTAGTCATCATCTTTATGTATAAAGCTTCACCCGGTTGAACTCTGATGACTAATTCATTTCTTTTAGCTTTCCCGTCAAATATATCTCCTGGTACATCTAAGTATTGCACCCGTACTTCCGCCTTACGTTCATTCaatgctaaaaatttttttaaataaaataataatttatacaaataaagtaaaataaatatataaatatttattaacctttTCCACACTTAAGAATAAATGGAACTCCATCCCATcgctcattatttattttcaaaactgcCGCCGCATAAGTCGGAGTTGTCGAATTTGATGGAACTGTAGGATCATCAAGATATCCCAGTCTTGCATCAGGATCTTCAGAATCCGGATCACCAACATACTGCCCTAGTACGACATCTTTAAGTTCCAAAGGTTTTATgcattttaaaactttaactttttcatttctattaaattcaaaaaaaatattttaaaaccacAGGACTAGTAAttgtgtaaattaaataatataattaataccTGATGTCATTGGGACAACAGGAGGCAGGTTTTTCCATAGCAACTAAAGATAATATTTGCAGTAAATGATTCTGCATAACGTCGCGTATGATTCCGAATTCGTCAAAATATCCTCCGCGACCTTGAGTACCAAAAGGTTCTTTGAAAGTTATCTGTATCGACGCGATATTATCGCGGTTCCAGGttggattaaatattttgttaccGAACCTGAGagtcattaaattttgtacCATTTCTTTTCCTAAGTAATGATCTATTCGATATATTTGTTCTTCGCTGAATAAAGATGCCAAGTGATCTGATAAACGTTGC carries:
- the LOC130666938 gene encoding protein wntless isoform X1, translated to MQGTIIENLSGKKLSVLVVLLIIGQIICFLIGGLIAPKPAASQNILSTACKDDRVNGSEPGLNKWYYSRGKGACQSVDMYHYNYESQYQAFQVVWTFQMPLPRDGIIFDYSRWQQNLIGVLQIEFIYHSQLQLAPRTQILLDARLAYRNKGDPDDAWKPYAASKIERNLECILNDQSDSYSYNCSMIPLFELGSLYHDFYLLNIRLPIDTEKNINQGLGHIVDLWLTVINQNGGFTKIWVSLKTIFFPIVLCFLAWYWRRIHLLSRSPALLEYMLLALGLALSFLNMPLEYLTLSYDMPFMLLLSDIRQGVFYAVLLSFWLVFAGEHLMIQDGDQRNSLKCYWRHLSAVFVGCLSLFIFDMCERGVQLRNPFFSIWVTNIGTKLALSFIILAGISAGLYLLFLTYMIWKVFINISIKRAALPSMSSARRLHYEGVIYRFKFLMVATLLCASLTVIGFILGQVAEGHWKWDDDIELETTSAFFTGVYGMWNIYILALLCLYAPSHKKWPAEPSDQSLSEEIEFARLPTEPNEMLSLTAFARKTATE
- the LOC130666938 gene encoding protein wntless isoform X2, encoding MQGTIIENLSGKKLSVLVVLLIIGQIICFLIGGLIAPKPAASQNILSTACKDDRVNGSEPGLNKWYYSRGKGACQSVDMYHYNYESQYQAFQVVWTFQMPLPRDGIIFDYSRWQQNLIGVLQIEFIYHSQLQLAPRTQILLDARLAYRNKGDPDDAWKPYAASKIERNLECILNDQSDSYSYNCSMIPLFELGSLYHDFYLLNIRLPIDTEKNINQGLGHIVDLWLTVINQNGGFTKIWVSLKTIFFPIVLCFLAWYWRRIHLLSRSPALLEYMLLALGLALSFLNMPLEYLTLSYDMPFMLLLSDIRQGVFYAVLLSFWLVFAGEHLMIQDGDQRNSLKCYWRHLSAVFVGCLSLFIFDMCERGVQLRNPFFSIWVTNIGTKLALSFIILAGISAGLYLLFLTYMIWKVFINISIKRAALPSMSSARRLHYEGVIYRFKFLMVATLLCASLTVIGFILGQVAEGHWKWDDDIELETTSAFFTGVYGMWNIYILALLCLYAPSHKKWPAEPSGLFIPD
- the LOC130666937 gene encoding striatin-interacting protein 1 homolog isoform X1; protein product: MADENNYVLRFMKNTNNRSRFENDYNYEQRPLMNANGKAVTMDANGNGKRESNKSIDVFYRQQKQDSDDEAECADLDFIYDDADTHVNEIAELYSYTEQYELQLNLKAFDDQMESYKLRPWWQNLAEAQQKSVILKLLDQLEVSNKHMRMKAARCILYLAQGCWGEVQSDREQQEWTRTNVMLLYEAGVFSAFVELLNIEIENNTTASSAMRKLAVSLADSVDLRVILSVLYIITEVMREEVKSIGSSIYKNNVINFKEELIHPYGDDFLIVKLLGMVTCFCSGSAPHFPMKKVLLLLWKLILVSLGGIDELRRLKREYREEFGLDTNQEDTIEVAKTMRASSPPASATDLIGEQTFGASRRKLRRRLMKQSSYEEVVVFGAEDSVEGGGSGDNEGDGEMMGYMDQPPMDSYQSNNHCDDLNNQQLPRPSTPQPARNKGLPWTPKVRQKDVAAFLDTSRLKFVGYKLEGDNDSLIGLPQPIHEGVQTLKRHMYTSLAEVQIIKEEEIARNPLTTPEPPLRQNPTEILYQAILANLPQYMIALLKILLAAAPTSKAKTDSINIMADVLPEEMPMTVLQSMKLGIDVNRHKEIIVKAVSAILLLLLKHFKINHIYQFEFMSQHLVFANCIPLVLKFLNQNILSYIEAKNVIPILDFPICVIGDQPELTIESLEIGDSQSYSWRNVFSCINLLRILNKLTKWKHSRIMMLVVFKSAPILKRTLKVRHAMMQLYVLKLLKMQTKYLGRQWRKTNMKTISVIYSKVRHRLNDDWAYGNDLEARPWDFQAEECALRACVDQFNNRRYIHVNKDEQMEPLDTSITSVLGANVELTDEFKQHYELWLQQEVFQTSIDWDKLLEITRCEI
- the LOC130666937 gene encoding striatin-interacting protein 1 homolog isoform X2, encoding MNANGKAVTMDANGNGKRESNKSIDVFYRQQKQDSDDEAECADLDFIYDDADTHVNEIAELYSYTEQYELQLNLKAFDDQMESYKLRPWWQNLAEAQQKSVILKLLDQLEVSNKHMRMKAARCILYLAQGCWGEVQSDREQQEWTRTNVMLLYEAGVFSAFVELLNIEIENNTTASSAMRKLAVSLADSVDLRVILSVLYIITEVMREEVKSIGSSIYKNNVINFKEELIHPYGDDFLIVKLLGMVTCFCSGSAPHFPMKKVLLLLWKLILVSLGGIDELRRLKREYREEFGLDTNQEDTIEVAKTMRASSPPASATDLIGEQTFGASRRKLRRRLMKQSSYEEVVVFGAEDSVEGGGSGDNEGDGEMMGYMDQPPMDSYQSNNHCDDLNNQQLPRPSTPQPARNKGLPWTPKVRQKDVAAFLDTSRLKFVGYKLEGDNDSLIGLPQPIHEGVQTLKRHMYTSLAEVQIIKEEEIARNPLTTPEPPLRQNPTEILYQAILANLPQYMIALLKILLAAAPTSKAKTDSINIMADVLPEEMPMTVLQSMKLGIDVNRHKEIIVKAVSAILLLLLKHFKINHIYQFEFMSQHLVFANCIPLVLKFLNQNILSYIEAKNVIPILDFPICVIGDQPELTIESLEIGDSQSYSWRNVFSCINLLRILNKLTKWKHSRIMMLVVFKSAPILKRTLKVRHAMMQLYVLKLLKMQTKYLGRQWRKTNMKTISVIYSKVRHRLNDDWAYGNDLEARPWDFQAEECALRACVDQFNNRRYIHVNKDEQMEPLDTSITSVLGANVELTDEFKQHYELWLQQEVFQTSIDWDKLLEITRCEI
- the LOC130666939 gene encoding glucose-6-phosphate 1-dehydrogenase isoform X3 gives rise to the protein MIIRHDLKCKEMDRLEGTHFYGQRAHIFITLGASGDLAKKKIYPTLWWLFRDNLLPKTTTFFGYARSKLTLEDLRDRCHQYMKVKPGEEEKYEEFWKLNNYVQGPYDTDGSFESLNNELVKYENGSEANRLFYLALPPSVFEEVTVHIKNRCMGKKGWTRIIIEKPFGRDAPSSQRLSDHLASLFSEEQIYRIDHYLGKEMVQNLMTLRFGNKIFNPTWNRDNIASIQITFKEPFGTQGRGGYFDEFGIIRDVMQNHLLQILSLVAMEKPASCCPNDIRNEKVKVLKCIKPLELKDVVLGQYVGDPDSEDPDARLGYLDDPTVPSNSTTPTYAAAVLKINNERWDGVPFILKCGKALNERKAEVRVQYLDVPGDIFDGKAKRNELVIRVQPGEALYIKMMTKTPGITFNMEETELDLTYDKRYKNLKLPDAYERLILDVFCGSQMHFVRSDELSEAWRIFTPLLHHIENEKIPPIPYKYKSRGPKQADEMAKKNNFVYYGSYKWPEHR
- the LOC130666939 gene encoding glucose-6-phosphate 1-dehydrogenase isoform X2; its protein translation is MERRASTEESLMIIRHDLKCKEMDRLEGTHFYGQRAHIFITLGASGDLAKKKIYPTLWWLFRDNLLPKTTTFFGYARSKLTLEDLRDRCHQYMKVKPGEEEKYEEFWKLNNYVQGPYDTDGSFESLNNELVKYENGSEANRLFYLALPPSVFEEVTVHIKNRCMGKKGWTRIIIEKPFGRDAPSSQRLSDHLASLFSEEQIYRIDHYLGKEMVQNLMTLRFGNKIFNPTWNRDNIASIQITFKEPFGTQGRGGYFDEFGIIRDVMQNHLLQILSLVAMEKPASCCPNDIRNEKVKVLKCIKPLELKDVVLGQYVGDPDSEDPDARLGYLDDPTVPSNSTTPTYAAAVLKINNERWDGVPFILKCGKALNERKAEVRVQYLDVPGDIFDGKAKRNELVIRVQPGEALYIKMMTKTPGITFNMEETELDLTYDKRYKNLKLPDAYERLILDVFCGSQMHFVRSDELSEAWRIFTPLLHHIENEKIPPIPYKYKSRGPKQADEMAKKNNFVYYGSYKWPEHR
- the LOC130666939 gene encoding glucose-6-phosphate 1-dehydrogenase isoform X1; this encodes MNNFTRASTEESLMIIRHDLKCKEMDRLEGTHFYGQRAHIFITLGASGDLAKKKIYPTLWWLFRDNLLPKTTTFFGYARSKLTLEDLRDRCHQYMKVKPGEEEKYEEFWKLNNYVQGPYDTDGSFESLNNELVKYENGSEANRLFYLALPPSVFEEVTVHIKNRCMGKKGWTRIIIEKPFGRDAPSSQRLSDHLASLFSEEQIYRIDHYLGKEMVQNLMTLRFGNKIFNPTWNRDNIASIQITFKEPFGTQGRGGYFDEFGIIRDVMQNHLLQILSLVAMEKPASCCPNDIRNEKVKVLKCIKPLELKDVVLGQYVGDPDSEDPDARLGYLDDPTVPSNSTTPTYAAAVLKINNERWDGVPFILKCGKALNERKAEVRVQYLDVPGDIFDGKAKRNELVIRVQPGEALYIKMMTKTPGITFNMEETELDLTYDKRYKNLKLPDAYERLILDVFCGSQMHFVRSDELSEAWRIFTPLLHHIENEKIPPIPYKYKSRGPKQADEMAKKNNFVYYGSYKWPEHR